Proteins encoded by one window of Halomonas chromatireducens:
- a CDS encoding AMP-binding protein, with protein sequence MTQWLTQADCKAVMHSLFCAELAAYRGEAVPGWQELQEIDSLERLHLAACVNEFFCLYETGLEDRLLMTYSFDDWASFVAETITETSGLTFRTSGSTGSPSAHFHRWEHIEAEANALAQHFASVMSMQRVISWLPLHHLYGFMLGVALPCVAGVPRKAVSGVALPSLSSGDVVVSVPPRWDYLARSNTGWPEHVAGVSSTAPLSPETSGRLIKQGLMGLLDIYGSTETGGVATRWQHDMPYQLLCHWQHHDNQSIKRVDDNIIIPLLDKADWHSDTTFTLNGRHDGVVSIGGVNVSLSYVKQRLLSLASVEECTIRTTGNTAQQRLKAFIVPASGQEPAAAQDIAQLIARWPAAERPVSVTYGDALPTNTMGKLSDW encoded by the coding sequence ATGACCCAATGGCTTACCCAGGCAGATTGCAAAGCGGTAATGCACTCCCTGTTTTGCGCTGAACTGGCCGCATATCGGGGCGAGGCAGTGCCTGGCTGGCAGGAGCTACAGGAGATAGATTCGCTCGAACGTTTGCATCTTGCTGCCTGCGTCAATGAGTTTTTCTGCTTGTATGAAACTGGTCTGGAAGACCGCCTGTTGATGACATACAGCTTTGATGACTGGGCGTCTTTCGTGGCGGAAACAATCACTGAAACGTCAGGGCTGACTTTCCGTACCTCAGGGAGTACCGGATCGCCCAGCGCTCATTTCCACCGCTGGGAACATATCGAGGCGGAGGCCAACGCACTGGCCCAGCATTTTGCATCGGTAATGTCGATGCAACGGGTCATCAGTTGGCTGCCGTTGCACCATCTTTACGGCTTCATGCTGGGCGTTGCGCTCCCCTGCGTGGCGGGAGTGCCGCGCAAGGCCGTGAGCGGTGTTGCCTTGCCAAGTTTATCATCTGGCGACGTCGTTGTTAGCGTTCCTCCACGCTGGGATTACCTGGCGCGATCAAACACGGGGTGGCCAGAACACGTCGCAGGCGTTTCATCCACGGCGCCGTTATCGCCAGAGACATCCGGCCGCTTGATCAAGCAAGGTCTGATGGGATTGCTCGATATATACGGCAGCACGGAAACCGGCGGTGTGGCGACCCGCTGGCAGCATGACATGCCCTATCAACTGCTGTGCCACTGGCAGCACCATGATAATCAGAGTATTAAACGAGTTGATGACAATATCATCATTCCGTTATTGGATAAGGCAGACTGGCACAGCGACACGACATTTACATTAAATGGTCGTCATGACGGCGTGGTTTCGATAGGCGGCGTGAATGTCAGCCTTTCCTATGTCAAACAGCGATTGCTGTCGTTGGCGAGCGTCGAGGAGTGCACCATTCGTACCACGGGCAATACCGCGCAGCAGCGCTTGAAGGCATTCATTGTGCCGGCTAGCGGTCAGGAGCCTGCAGCGGCGCAAGATATTGCGCAACTGATTGCCAGGTGGCCCGCTGCCGAGCGCCCCGTCAGCGTCACCTACGGTGATGCTTTGCCAACCAACACCATGGGCAAGCTCAGTGATTGGTAA
- the pyp gene encoding photoactive yellow protein has product MALDKVTFGSDDIENSLAKMDDKKLDSLAFGAIQLDASGKIMQYNAAEGSITGRDPKSVIGKNFFTDVAPCTQSKEFQGRFKEGVKNNDLNTMFEYIFDYKMKPTKVKVHMKKALTGDSYWIFVKRL; this is encoded by the coding sequence ATGGCACTAGATAAAGTGACTTTCGGCAGTGATGATATTGAAAACTCGCTGGCAAAAATGGATGACAAGAAACTGGATTCCCTTGCATTTGGGGCCATCCAGCTCGATGCCTCCGGCAAGATCATGCAGTACAATGCCGCGGAAGGTAGCATCACCGGCCGTGATCCAAAAAGCGTCATCGGCAAGAACTTCTTTACCGATGTGGCACCTTGTACGCAGAGCAAGGAATTTCAGGGCCGCTTCAAGGAAGGGGTCAAGAATAATGATCTCAATACCATGTTTGAATATATTTTTGATTATAAAATGAAACCCACCAAGGTAAAGGTGCATATGAAAAAGGCGCTTACTGGCGATTCGTACTGGATATTTGTCAAGCGGCTATAA
- a CDS encoding helix-turn-helix domain-containing protein: MAEHYDEPSPVASLIEVSGLSERSFHRRFRKATGLTPMEYVHTLRLEEAKQMLEAEKTPVDAIAEAVGYEDGAFFGRLFRRKVGLTPAQYRRRFGGLRKALVG, from the coding sequence ATCGCCGAACACTACGACGAACCTTCGCCCGTGGCGTCCTTGATTGAGGTTTCAGGGCTTAGCGAGCGCAGCTTCCACCGTCGCTTCAGGAAGGCCACCGGCCTGACGCCCATGGAATACGTGCATACCCTGCGCCTGGAAGAGGCCAAGCAGATGCTGGAGGCAGAGAAGACCCCCGTGGATGCCATCGCAGAGGCGGTGGGCTATGAAGATGGTGCCTTCTTCGGCCGGCTATTCCGGCGCAAGGTCGGCCTGACGCCGGCCCAGTACCGGCGACGCTTTGGTGGACTGCGCAAGGCCCTGGTGGGGTGA
- a CDS encoding arylamine N-acetyltransferase family protein — MTATTLLQSDFHDRAQWETSPLDLDAYLVRIDYRGSLAPTLEALRDLQRAHLEAVPFENLEIATGGEIRLDLESLQDKLVRRRRGGYCHEQNTLFGTVLDRLGFVVEGRSARILMGDAADKVTPLGHTILNVTVAGGQWLVDVGVGNVGPREPISLEEGIEARHGRWEYRLERSPLGYWLLRHRRHDGWFNLYQFSDEPYYRADFEEQNYLVSHHPASPFVRRIVAQHNGAEMRLALTDLELKVFRPGEAPELHRIDADALPQVLRERFGLVLAPEQETALLRRAKSLAEMSSEGEQLGT; from the coding sequence ATGACAGCTACTACTCTTCTGCAATCCGATTTTCACGACAGGGCCCAGTGGGAGACATCGCCGCTCGACCTCGACGCCTACCTGGTGCGCATCGACTATCGCGGTTCGCTAGCGCCGACGTTGGAGGCGCTGCGCGATCTGCAGCGGGCGCATCTCGAGGCGGTGCCCTTCGAAAATCTGGAGATCGCCACCGGCGGCGAGATTCGCCTCGACCTGGAGAGCCTGCAGGACAAGCTGGTGCGGCGGCGGCGCGGTGGCTACTGCCACGAACAGAACACCCTGTTCGGCACCGTGCTAGACCGACTCGGCTTTGTCGTGGAGGGACGCAGTGCGCGAATACTGATGGGCGATGCTGCGGACAAGGTGACACCCCTTGGGCACACGATCCTCAACGTGACCGTGGCGGGGGGGCAGTGGCTGGTCGATGTCGGGGTCGGCAACGTGGGGCCGCGTGAGCCGATATCGCTCGAGGAGGGTATCGAGGCACGCCATGGCCGCTGGGAATACCGTTTGGAGCGCTCACCGCTGGGGTACTGGCTGCTGCGTCACCGCCGCCATGACGGCTGGTTCAATCTCTACCAGTTCAGCGACGAGCCTTACTATCGTGCCGACTTTGAAGAGCAAAACTATCTCGTCTCCCATCATCCGGCCTCGCCGTTCGTGCGGCGCATCGTGGCCCAGCACAACGGGGCAGAGATGCGCCTGGCGTTAACGGACCTGGAGTTGAAGGTATTTCGTCCGGGTGAGGCGCCGGAACTGCATCGGATCGATGCAGACGCGCTGCCCCAGGTACTGCGCGAGCGGTTCGGACTGGTGCTCGCACCGGAGCAGGAGACCGCGTTGCTGCGGCGGGCCAAGTCGCTCGCCGAGATGTCATCTGAAGGCGAGCAACTCGGTACCTGA
- a CDS encoding carboxymuconolactone decarboxylase family protein, protein MRMNYFSASPAGLKAMLDLQNHVHKTAEDGELGDGLLALVYTRVSQINRCAHCIDMHTKDARKAGETEQRLYALSAWRETPFYTERERIALAWAEAHTLIAGRGIDEALFNATREHFSEKGLTDLTLAICTINAWNRLAIGFAADAGNYQPA, encoded by the coding sequence ATGCGCATGAATTATTTCTCCGCCAGTCCCGCCGGTCTCAAGGCCATGCTCGACCTGCAGAACCATGTTCACAAGACAGCGGAAGATGGCGAACTCGGCGATGGCCTGCTGGCGCTGGTCTATACCCGGGTTTCGCAGATCAACCGCTGCGCCCACTGCATCGACATGCACACCAAGGACGCACGCAAGGCCGGTGAAACCGAACAGCGGCTCTATGCCCTGAGCGCCTGGCGCGAAACGCCCTTCTACACCGAACGCGAGCGTATCGCCCTGGCCTGGGCCGAGGCCCATACCCTCATTGCCGGCCGCGGCATCGACGAGGCGCTGTTCAACGCTACCCGCGAGCACTTCTCGGAGAAGGGCCTGACCGACCTCACCCTCGCCATCTGCACCATCAATGCCTGGAACCGGCTGGCCATCGGCTTTGCCGCCGATGCCGGCAACTACCAACCCGCATGA